In Zingiber officinale cultivar Zhangliang chromosome 1A, Zo_v1.1, whole genome shotgun sequence, a genomic segment contains:
- the LOC122009544 gene encoding aspartic proteinase nepenthesin-1-like: protein MEKLLLLLFLFSFGAAPSCSMTGGVRIELSRVQSTDVQAPLNAGGGSFLMELAIGTPTLSYSAIMDTGSDLIWTQCQPCLRCFSQLTPLYDPSRSSTYATLPCNASQCLSLPSFTRTCAPPASDCSYDYTYGDNSSTDGVLGTETFTFGSVAVSEVAFGCSNNNNGNFDNSSGSGIVGMGRGNLSLVSQLGDGRFSYCLTSYGDNKTSPLLLGAMATLSEQAQSTPFVANPPSFPSYYYLSLLGITVGDTELPIPNTTFSMTSNGTGGVIIDSGTTLTLLVDAAYEELKGAFESQMNLTAADGSALGLDICFTYGGEEKVQGPGLVFHFEGADMNIPPENYIQADSSLSLQCVMVVRSNSTLSIFGNIMQQNMHVLYDLAGGMLSFEAEQCDQL from the coding sequence ATGGAAAAACTGCTGCTTctgctctttctcttctccttcggCGCTGCGCCGTCATGCTCCATGACCGGAGGCGTCCGGATCGAACTCAGCCGCGTCCAGTCGACGGACGTCCAAGCCCCGCTCAACGCCGGCGGCGGTTCGTTCCTCATGGAGCTCGCCATCGGCACGCCGACGCTCTCCTACTCGGCCATAATGGACACCGGCAGCGACCTCATCTGGACGCAGTGCCAGCCCTGCCTTCGATGCTTCTCCCAGCTCACGCCGCTGTACGACCCCTCTCGGTCCTCCACCTACGCCACCCTGCCCTGCAACGCTTCCCAGTGCCTCTCCCTCCCTTCCTTCACCAGAACCTGCGCTCCTCCTGCCTCCGACTGCAGCTACGACTATACCTACGGCGATAACTCCTCCACCGACGGCGTCCTCGGCACCGAGACGTTCACCTTCGGGTCGGTGGCCGTATCCGAGGTCGCTTTTGgttgcagcaacaacaacaacggaAACTTCGACAACTCGTCAGGGTCAGGGATCGTGGGGATGGGGAGAGGGAACTTGTCGCTGGTGTCCCAACTCGGCGACGGGAGGTTCTCTTACTGCCTCACGTCCTACGGCGACAACAAGACGAGTCCTCTGCTTCTGGGCGCCATGGCGACGTTAAGCGAGCAGGCTCAATCCACCCCGTTCGTCGCCAACCCGCCGTCTTTCCCCTCCTACTACTACCTATCATTGCTCGGGATCACCGTCGGCGATACCGAGCTTCCGATACCGAACACGACCTTCTCAATGACTTCGAACGGGACCGGGGGGGTGATCATCGACTCCGGTACTACCCTGACCCTGCTGGTGGACGCGGCTTATGAGGAACTGAAGGGAGCGTTCGAGTCGCAGATGAATCTGACGGCGGCTGATGGGTCGGCTTTAGGGCTCGACATCTGCTTCACGTACGGCGGCGAGGAGAAGGTGCAGGGGCCTGGATTGGTGTTTCACTTCGAGGGGGCGGACATGAATATACCTCCGGAGAACTACATCCAGGCGGATTCAAGCCTGTCGTTGCAGTGCGTGATGGTGGTGAGGTCGAATTCCACGTTATCCATCTTTGGCAACATCATGCAGCAGAACATGCACGTGCTGTATGATCTGGCCGGCGGGATGCTGTCGTTCGAGGCGGAGCAGTGCGACCAGCTGTAG